The DNA sequence CAGCACGACGAGCGCCTGCTGATCTGCGCCACGAACTCCGTGCGCTCGCTGGACTCGGCATTCCTGCGACCGGGACGGTTCGACTACGTCATCCCGGTCGGGCCGCCCGACGACGCGGCGCGCAAAGCGATCTGGAACCGCTATCTCGGTGCCCTGGCCGACGGCGTGGAGGTCGACAAGCTCGTCGAGGCGACCGCGATGTTCACCCCGGCCGACATCGAATTCGCCGCGCGTAAAGGTGCGCAATGCGCGTTCGAACGCGAAATCGAATTCCGGCGCGGCGAGCCGCCCCGCACCGACGACTTCCTCGCCGCCGTCGCCGACACCCGCCCGACATTGACCGACGCGATGCTCGACGAGTTCAACGAGGACATCGCCATGCGCACCCGGCTGTAGCAGCACCGGTCCCGAACGGCAGGAAGCCTGCCGTTCGGGGGTAACGGCAGGCTCCCTGGGTGGGTGGTCGTTATGCGGTGGCCTGAGCCCCCAGCACCCGTTGGATGTCCGGCTTCATCTGCTGGAGCTGCTGACCCCAGTAGTTCCAGCTGTGGGTACCGGTGGACGGGAAGTTGAACACACCGTTGGTGCCGCCCGCCGCGATGTAGTTGTCCCGGAAACTGATGTTGGTGCGCAGCGTGAATCCTTCGAGGAACTGCGCCGCCATCAGGTTGTTGCCCGGGGTACCCGAGTCCAGCTCCGACGGGGTGCCGGTGCCGCAGTAGATCCAGATGCGGGTGTTGTTGGCCACCAGCTGGTTGATGTTGACCATCGGATCGTTGCGCTTCCATGCCGGGTCCGAGGACGGGCCCCACATGCTCTCGGCGTTGAAGCCACCGGCGTCGTTCATCGCCAGTCCGATCAGCATGGGCCACCAGCCCTCGGACGGGTTGAGGAACCCGGACAGCGACGACGCGTAGATGAACCGTTGCGGATGGTAGATCGCATAGGTCAGGGCCGCGCTACCGGCCATCGACAGACCGACGACGGCGTTACCAGTCTGGGAGACACCACGATTGGCCTCCAGCCAGGCGGGTAGCTCCTGGGTCAGGAAGGTCTCCCACTTGTAGGTGTAGTCCTGGCCGTTACCCCGCGACGGCTGGTACCAGTCGGTGTAGAAACTGGACTGGCCGCCCACCGGCATGATCGTCGACAGACCGGACTGGTAGAACCACTCGAACGCCGGGGTGTTGATGTCCCAGCCGTTGAAGTCGTCCTGAGCGCGCAGACCGTCGAGCAGATACACCGCGTGCGGGCCCCCGCCCTGGAATTGCACCCGGATGTTGCGGTTCATGGCCTGGGAGAACACGTCCAGATACTCAACGGGCAGGCCGGGCCGCGAGAAGGCGCCCGCAGTCGCCGAACCCCCGGCGACGCCGATCAGGCCGGGCAGCGCGACTGCGGCCGCGGCGACGACGGCCATCCGGCGCAGCGCTGACCGCCACGATGCTGCGTCTGTGGCGTCTCGCCACTTCACTTTCCACTTCATAACGGCAACCAACCCACCTTTCTGTACATGTCCACCATGTCTCGCAAACTTGCCGTCGCTTTTCACGCGTAATGAAACCGGCTTCGGCGAGCCGAATGTCTGCGCGACACAGCGATTCGACATCGCGGTTGGCTAACGATTGCGACTCGCCACGGACTCGCGTCCTCGGTCACCGACTGTGACCAGTGTGAATACAGTGACGGCGAGCCCGACCGGGTGTTCGGCCCTACGCGGTGTTACGTCCTACGCGGTGTTACGTCCTACGCGGTGTTACGTCCTACGCGGTGTTACGTCCTACGCGGTGTTACGTCCTACGCGGTGTTACGTCCTACGCGGTGTTCCGTCCTGTGCGGGGTTTCGTCCTGTGCCTCCAACTGCCAGACTGGCATGGCGATGGTGGACCGACAGACACAGCCGAACGGCGCCGACGATCCGTTCGACTTGCAGCGCTTCGTCGACGCGCAGGAGGACGTGTACCCGACGGTGCTCGACGAGTTGCGCGCCGGCACCAAGCGCAGCCATTGGATCTGGTTCGTCTTCCCGCAGCTGCGCGGACTGGGGCACAGCCCCACCGCACAGCGGTTCGGCATCAGCTCCCTGGCCGAGGCCACCGCCTACCTCGGGCATGAGGTGCTCGGTCCGCGGCTGCGCGAATGCGCCCAACTGCTGCTCGCCGTGCAAGATCGGTCGGCCCGCGAAATCCTCGGTCACCCAGACGATCTCAAGGTCCGTTCGTCGATGACGCTGTTCGCCCGCGCGGGGGAGGACGCGGTGTTCCGCGACGTGCTCGACGCGTTCTACGACGGCCAGGAAGACCCCGCGACTCTGCAGATGCTGTAGTCCGCGCTCAGCGCGGAGCGATCACCAGCCACCCGTGCGGCGGAACCACGGCGTCGGTCAGCTGCTCGGTGGGCGGTGCTCCCGAACCGGCGATGACGGCGCCGCTCTCGATGCCGAGTTCGGGCAGCGACACCGGCATCGGTGCGTCGTCGATGTTGAGGGCCACCACCAGCATGTGCTCACCGCTGCGAGCGGCGTACACCAAGCCCTCATTGGTCACCCGAAGCGACTCGGTGCGGGCCTCGTGCAACCAGGGGTGCCGACGGCGCAGACCGATCAGGTGCTGATGGGTCCGATACACCTGCTGGCCGTGTTCACCGACACCCTCACCGGGAGAGCTGAATTCGGGCCGCACGGCGTCGTCACCGCCGAAGCGCTCCTCCTTGACGCCCCGATAGGCGGATTCGTCCCCGGCGTAGATGCTCGGGGTGCCGCCGGTGGTCATCAGGATCGTCAGCGCGTGCTCGACGTGCTCGGGATCGTCGAGCTGGCTGGCGATCCGGGTGACGTCATGGTTGCCGATGAACGTCATAGGCACGAACGTGTCCATGAAGTCGTTGTGCCGGGTCAGCGACCAGGCCAGTTCGTGGAAGTTGGTGTCGTTGAGGCTGCTCCAGATCGCCTTCCACAGCTCGTATTGAGTCAGCGAGTCGAAACCGCAGTCACGCACGATCGCGGAATAGTCGCCGTGAATGACCTCGCCGACGAACCACGCCTGCGGAAAGCGTTCGCGCACCCGGGGCAGCACCTGCGCCCAGAACCGATCGGGGACGGCGTAGGCGGCGTCGAGACGCCACCCGTCGGCGCCCCGCGACAGCCAGTGGCACATCACCTC is a window from the Mycolicibacterium poriferae genome containing:
- a CDS encoding esterase family protein; translation: MKWKVKWRDATDAASWRSALRRMAVVAAAAVALPGLIGVAGGSATAGAFSRPGLPVEYLDVFSQAMNRNIRVQFQGGGPHAVYLLDGLRAQDDFNGWDINTPAFEWFYQSGLSTIMPVGGQSSFYTDWYQPSRGNGQDYTYKWETFLTQELPAWLEANRGVSQTGNAVVGLSMAGSAALTYAIYHPQRFIYASSLSGFLNPSEGWWPMLIGLAMNDAGGFNAESMWGPSSDPAWKRNDPMVNINQLVANNTRIWIYCGTGTPSELDSGTPGNNLMAAQFLEGFTLRTNISFRDNYIAAGGTNGVFNFPSTGTHSWNYWGQQLQQMKPDIQRVLGAQATA
- a CDS encoding DUF1810 domain-containing protein: MDRQTQPNGADDPFDLQRFVDAQEDVYPTVLDELRAGTKRSHWIWFVFPQLRGLGHSPTAQRFGISSLAEATAYLGHEVLGPRLRECAQLLLAVQDRSAREILGHPDDLKVRSSMTLFARAGEDAVFRDVLDAFYDGQEDPATLQML
- a CDS encoding alpha-amylase family glycosyl hydrolase; this encodes MTEPDWVQHAIWWQIYPLGFVGAYPADPPPAAEEHRLRRIVDWLDYTVELGASGLALGPVFASRTHGYDTSDHHRIDPRLGTDDDFDHLVAECRARGLRILLDGVFNHVGTEFDRFREAQEGGDRSWFRTRGRDFVTFEGHGGLITLDHSNPDVVDYTVEVMCHWLSRGADGWRLDAAYAVPDRFWAQVLPRVRERFPQAWFVGEVIHGDYSAIVRDCGFDSLTQYELWKAIWSSLNDTNFHELAWSLTRHNDFMDTFVPMTFIGNHDVTRIASQLDDPEHVEHALTILMTTGGTPSIYAGDESAYRGVKEERFGGDDAVRPEFSSPGEGVGEHGQQVYRTHQHLIGLRRRHPWLHEARTESLRVTNEGLVYAARSGEHMLVVALNIDDAPMPVSLPELGIESGAVIAGSGAPPTEQLTDAVVPPHGWLVIAPR